The genomic segment TTATATTTATTAATCCATGCAGTTCTAATTTGGTCATCTATTGAGCCTAGTGGAGCAGAGCAGGGCTGCGTAACGGAACCAACTGTAATGTATAAAAATTCAAAAAAATCTTCTTTTGCGTTTGGAATCGGGAACGATGTAATAAAATCGGATCTGTCACTTTTTGGAGTGTTGAATAAATCACTGTTAAAATTCGTAACCGAAGATGATGCTTTGATATTTCTCAGTTCAATGCCGCATTGAGGACATTTTAAATCATCGCTTGATAGAATTGCTCCACATGATGGGCATTTCTTCAGTTCCCCATCAAAAACTTGTTTGCGTTGATTTTCACTTCCTGTATTTCCTGCCGGTGTTCCGCAAGAATCACAGAATTTTGCACCGTCCATTAATTCTTTTCCACAATTTTGACAAAATGCCATTTTATTTTTCCTCCAAATTATAAAATTCTTCCCAAGAGAATTCTTTTATTGTTTTCATATCAAATTCAATAACTTTGTCGATAGGAACAATTTTCCCAAATGCAATGAACTTATCTTTGGGAATATGTTTTACAAGTAATTCATGAAAAAACTGTCCTCCTCGTTTTCCTGTTTCATCAGGTCTGTTGTCTATCAAAAGTTGATATTTAATGTTCTCATGTGTTTTTGATGATTGATAACCTGTTAGTTTCAAAAGCTCGCCAAAAAGTTTGTGTACTGCATTATGCCCGTCGCCGGATAAATGAGTTTTTGCTTCAACCATACAAAAATCACCGTTATCGTTGATGTATTCAATGTCTGCATGATTTTTCGCTCTGCAATTACTACATTGAACAGCACCAAGTCTATCACAAAAGGATTTTATTAAATCCTGTTCCGGATTTTTTCTTTTTTCTAAATCTTTCATCATTTTTTCCCGAATATTCCGCCAAAAGCAGAGCCAAAGGCACCTTTCATTTGAGATTTGACTTCGTTCATCGGCTGTGCGATTGAATCTTTCATCTGTTGTTTTGCCTCTTCAAAAGGCTGTGCCATTTGGTCTTTTATTTTTTCCATTTCGGTAAGTTCGCCTTTTGCCTTACGTTCTTCAAAATCCGCTTTTTTTTCGGCTTTTGCTTCTTCTGCCGCTAATTTGCACGCCTTTGAACAGTAGTTTTTCTTTGCCGTGGCGACAGCACGTCCTACAAGTCCGCCGGCAGAACCGAATAATCCGTCTCCGTCTATTTGCTTGTAGTATTTTCCGTACCAGTCACAGCGAACTTGTCCATTCCAAGCAGTTTTTACATGATTTAAAAATCCCATCTTATTCCTCCAATAATGATTATTTATTTCCAGCGATGCCGACAAAATCAGCATTGTAGTTCGGCTTTTTTATATTATACTCCATCCCTTACATATTCCTTTGGTCATTTTTCTTAAAAACTTTGGGAATTTTTCCCAAGACATGAATATCGGTTCGTGTTATACTAGATATGGTCGATAGTTTCATTACCGAACAATTTTACTGGAAAATCATGCTGCTAAGTCTTATTAAGAAAATTTTTAAAATCGAGTCGATATTTATCTACACCGCACTCGCAATCTTTTTTTGCACAATCTTTTTTAAGCGGGCAAGCAACAATCTGATTCAGAAACTCGACACGGAAATGTTATTGCTTCAAATGGATCCGAAAAGCATAGTTGCCGGCAGTGATAGCGCTGACATTTTTTCGGAAAATCCTGTAGATTTTGAATCAATTGCCCTTAAACTGAGATCGGACTACCAAGCCTTCACTTATTTTGATGCACCTCTAAAAAAAGAACTTGAAGCAATCATTCAAAACATTCAAAGCGGTAATCGTAACACAGATGCTATTATCAGTTTTCAAAATCACATTCATGAGGTGCAGACAAGGCTGAACCTCGGCTACGACTCTCTTTTATATAGCGCCCTTTTTCTGATTGCGATTGCAGCTTTTATAATCCTTGAAAAATTCTTTAAAAATTCAATGCAGCTCGAACAACTTAAAACAATGCAGACCGAACAGAGTAATTTCAGCCGCGACCTTCACGACGGAGTTGCGCAGAATCTTGCCGCGCTCAATATCTATCTTGAAAAAGAAGATTTTTCAAAATCGAAATTTTACGCAAAACAAGCCCTAAACGAAATTCGTTATATGATCGGCTCCGGAAGTATTGAGTTTACGGAAGATTTTGAAAAAATCATACGCGAGATTTGCAGTGCATTTGAAGTGAATTTCGGAATAAAAACAAATCTATATGTTGCAAGTCAGAAAATAGTTGCACTCAAAAATACGCAAAAGACACACCTCATCAGAATTTTGCAGGAGGCGTTGAGCAATATTTCACGACATTCCGATGCAACACAAGTTGAAATAAAAATTGTGGACGGGATTAATGATTTCCGTTTTATCATCTGCGATAACGGAAAAGGTTTTGAAGAACCCGAAGTTGAAAGCAAGAAGCTAAAAGTTGCTGTAAAGCATTATGGACTTACCAATATCAAAAAGCGTGCCCAAATGATAGACGGCAGTGCGGATTTTATAAATGAAGGAGGTTTTACCATTGCAATCACCGTTAAAGATTCTATTCATTGATGATCACACGGGCTTACGGGATGGAATGATTTTTATGCTTCAAAACAGAAATCCGTCATTTTCGATAATCGGCGTCGGAACAATCCCGGAAGTGGTAAAAAAACTTAATGAAGATAAAGATATCAAAATTGTGGTTCTCGATTTAAACCTCGACGGTGAAAACTCGCTTGAATCGGTTTCAAAAATTAGAGGCGTGAAATCTGATATTTTCATTTTGGTTTACACTATGTACAATGATGATATTCACGTAGAACATGCACTTTTGATCGGCGTTCAAGGTTTTATTACAAAAGAAGCCTCGATTGATGAAGTTGAAAAAGCAATCCTTGCCGTAGGTTCAGGGAACACGTATTACAATAGCGTTGCAAGCAAAGTTTTGCACACTCTTTTACCGCAGAACAAAGGTAAGCACAGCACTCATGACGAAAAAAGTTATCTTTTTGATAATTACAAAAGTCTTTCAAAAAAAGAGCAAGAAGTTTTCATTCATCTTGCTGAAGGTCTTGAGGTAGTTGAAATTGCAAAACTGCTCGGAAAATCGAAAAAAACAATCTTAAATCAGCGGACTGCTGTTTACGGAAAAATGTTTATTCGCGATCGGCATGATTTGATTGAAAAAGCAAAACTTTTAGGGCTGCTATTTTAATGGGAAAAAATGTAATGAACTGAATCAACCGAAGGATGTTTACAATCATGTTCACCATTGCAAGCATTGTGATTAATTGTATGTGTTCATATCTTGCAGGGCTTGTTGCTTTTCCTTTGTATTTGGATTCTCTGCTTACTATTGCTGTAACAGCCTTGTGCGGACTTATTCCGGGGATTGTGTGTGCAATCGCAAGTAACGCTCTTTTGTGCATTTTCGCAAACACAGGGCTTCTTTTTATGCTATGTCATATTTCTACCGCAGTAGTTGCACATCTGGTATTTTATTCCGAACGGAAAAAAGCAAAGACACCTTCAAACCCGAACACCCCTTATACGGATGTTTCTTACACAACCGAAAATTTTATGTGGATAGGTTTTATCTCAGCCATTACCAATTCAATTCTGGGCGACACCATTTCCTATCTTTTTTACTCAGCAAATACCTCCATTCCTCAAGTAGACAACGCTGTTCAAGGAATCTATGTTGTAACACAGAGCTTAACATTTGCGGCATACTTCGGCGGCACCGTTACAAATTTGATAGACAAAGTTTTCAGTGCGACAGTAAGTTTGTTCGTATATAGATTTATAATACAACACAAAAGATAATTTTTGGTCATTCCCTTTCTTGATTTAAGCTGCGCTTTAAGTTGTATATTATATGCAGGTTAAACGGTAGTTAGATGGACGGTTCACAGCAATGGTAAAAACAGTTATGTACAGAATGCTTTATTCGTACGAGGGTTTAATACCCCGACGCTTGCGTCGTAACAAAGGGTATTAAAGCCGACTGCAACCACCTTATGAGAACAACATACCCCGACGCTTGCGTCGGGGTTGTTGATTAATAATGACATTGTTTTTTATCAAAATATGTGTATAATTATATTGCAACATACACATAGGAGTTGTTATGAGAACGAATATTGTTATTGATGATACATTAATGATTGAGGCTTTGAATGTTTCCGGTTATAAAACCAAAAGAGAAACAGTTGAAGAAGCTTTAAAACTTTTAATCACATTGAAAAATCAGGCGAGCATAAGAAATTTCCGAGGAAGACTATTGTGGGATGGCGATTTGGAAAAAATGAGGCTTGATAAATGATTGTCGCAGATACATCAGTTTGGATTGATTATGTAAAGGGGATTGATGCGTCACATACCAATATTTTAGATCATGAATTAATCTATAACAGGGTAGTAACCGGGGATATAATAATAACCGAGTTTTTACAAGGTTTTAAAAACGATAGAGAATACCTCATCGCAAAGCAAATTATGGATAATCTGGAATACAGAGATTTTCTGGGAAAAGAAATTGCAATACAAGCTGCAAATAATTATAGGAAATTAAGAAAGCAGGGCATCACGGTAAGAAAAACAATAGATGTTATCATTGCAACATTTTGTATAGAAAATAGATTTCCATTAATACACAATGACAGAGATTTTGATCCAATGGAAGAAATTTTAGGCTTGATTGTTAAAAAGTAAAATAATCGCTGATATAACGATAATAATTTGATTCTTCCAATTTCGTAATTTGCCGTTTAGTCTTTGGAGAGAATGCTACTGTAAACATCAGTTAAAAACCTCATCAAAAGAATATGTTTTTCCCTTCTACAATCCAGTCATTGTAAGGTTGTTCGGCAAGGTAATAATCTTCCATATCGTCAAGCTGCTGCTCAATTGCTTTTATAGCGTAAAATGTTTTCGTTCTACCTGTTTTTTCAGCAAGATTTGCAAGTCTGTTTTCGAGTTCGGGTTTTAATCTTAATGCCAGCATAGCTGCCTCCTTGTTTTGCTATACAGATATAGCAGCATCGAGACAAATATGTCAATAAAAAACAGGCGGCCTTTTGCAGGGATGACCGTACATTTCAAAAGGTTAAGCGACGTCGTAAATAATGATGGGGCAGATGCGGTGTAAAGCATAATTTTACAGGAGACGATTTGCCGGTTGAAAATGTAACATGGCTTGAAGCTGTAGAGTTCTGCAATGCCCTAAGCATCGGGTGAATTTATTATATAATAGAATAGTATAGGAGATCATATATGCCTTACACAGTTTTAGAAAAAGAAATTGCAACGCTTCCTCATGCTGCAATAAGTGAAGTTGTTGATTTTATCCGCTTGATAAAATTGAAATTTCCTGAGGAGGATGCTGTTTCTGAAAAAAAATCTCTTTTTGGCGTTTGGAAAAATGAACCTTTTTATATGTCTCCGGATTTTGATGAGCCGCTCGAATATTTTGTTGGAATAATACAATGATAAAACAAAATCAGAATGCCGCTTGACATTGCGATGACCGCGCTTTCTATAATCCTGATGGGAGGCACGGTACTTTTCCCTGACGACAAGATTCACCAGATCTTGGGAATGACGCTGCTTGCGTCCGCGGTCTTGTACAATATATGTTCCTGCAGCAGCAGTTTTTCTTCTTCGATTTTGACAGGGGGTATGTTTTGTTCGCGGTAGATTACCTTTCGATCCTTGTGCTATTCGCGGCGGTTGCTCATTATGCAGGGATAAAAAGTAAGAGATAAAATCATTTATTATAATTCTTGACAATATGTCTAATAAGAAATATCATTTTAGAAAGTAAAACAAAAACACGAACCGGTGATGGTAGTCCGGTTGATATGAGCAATCATATTCAGTAACCTTCATTTTTTTGATGTCCGGTTTTACCGAGGCAGTTCTATGCCCGGAGGTAAATATGGACGACTTTACAATTACAACAGTATATTTTGATGGACAATTTTGGTGTGCATTCATTCAAAAACAGATAAATGGAATGTTTTATTCCGGTCGTTATGTGTTTGGTGCCGAACCGACAAATCCGCAGCTTATACAATGGATGTTGAATGATTTTTCGTATGTTCCGCTGTATAAAACGTCCGCGTATCAAAAAGTCCGTATAAAAGATGTTGTGAAAAGCAATAGTAAACCAAAATCTTTGGATCAATATAAAGAGGCGCAAAAAGAATACCTTATACAGAAAAAAATGAGTATGCGCAAAGAAACCAAAGCAATAAGGACAGATAAGTATAAACATAAAAAACCAAAGAAAGCAAAAGGATAAATATCGATCTTCGCCATACATAGATATGCGCAAGCTGTAAAGTAGGAGGCTGTATATGCGTAAAATGACTTATTTAGCGGTATTTGAGCCGGTAGGAAACG from the Treponema vincentii F0403 genome contains:
- a CDS encoding zinc ribbon domain-containing protein — encoded protein: MAFCQNCGKELMDGAKFCDSCGTPAGNTGSENQRKQVFDGELKKCPSCGAILSSDDLKCPQCGIELRNIKASSSVTNFNSDLFNTPKSDRSDFITSFPIPNAKEDFFEFLYITVGSVTQPCSAPLGSIDDQIRTAWINKYKQLKTRAPFIFAKDPESLAQVNQIFKTTKIRMPLWQKFLIFVFGGFAALIVLLVVLTKLGILN
- the relB gene encoding type II toxin-antitoxin system RelB family antitoxin; translated protein: MLALRLKPELENRLANLAEKTGRTKTFYAIKAIEQQLDDMEDYYLAEQPYNDWIVEGKNIFF
- a CDS encoding type II toxin-antitoxin system VapB family antitoxin, with translation MRTNIVIDDTLMIEALNVSGYKTKRETVEEALKLLITLKNQASIRNFRGRLLWDGDLEKMRLDK
- a CDS encoding sensor histidine kinase; translation: MVDSFITEQFYWKIMLLSLIKKIFKIESIFIYTALAIFFCTIFFKRASNNLIQKLDTEMLLLQMDPKSIVAGSDSADIFSENPVDFESIALKLRSDYQAFTYFDAPLKKELEAIIQNIQSGNRNTDAIISFQNHIHEVQTRLNLGYDSLLYSALFLIAIAAFIILEKFFKNSMQLEQLKTMQTEQSNFSRDLHDGVAQNLAALNIYLEKEDFSKSKFYAKQALNEIRYMIGSGSIEFTEDFEKIIREICSAFEVNFGIKTNLYVASQKIVALKNTQKTHLIRILQEALSNISRHSDATQVEIKIVDGINDFRFIICDNGKGFEEPEVESKKLKVAVKHYGLTNIKKRAQMIDGSADFINEGGFTIAITVKDSIH
- a CDS encoding DUF2992 family protein translates to MDDFTITTVYFDGQFWCAFIQKQINGMFYSGRYVFGAEPTNPQLIQWMLNDFSYVPLYKTSAYQKVRIKDVVKSNSKPKSLDQYKEAQKEYLIQKKMSMRKETKAIRTDKYKHKKPKKAKG
- a CDS encoding DUF2281 domain-containing protein, which gives rise to MPYTVLEKEIATLPHAAISEVVDFIRLIKLKFPEEDAVSEKKSLFGVWKNEPFYMSPDFDEPLEYFVGIIQ
- the vapC gene encoding type II toxin-antitoxin system VapC family toxin; the protein is MIVADTSVWIDYVKGIDASHTNILDHELIYNRVVTGDIIITEFLQGFKNDREYLIAKQIMDNLEYRDFLGKEIAIQAANNYRKLRKQGITVRKTIDVIIATFCIENRFPLIHNDRDFDPMEEILGLIVKK
- a CDS encoding response regulator transcription factor; protein product: MLQNRNPSFSIIGVGTIPEVVKKLNEDKDIKIVVLDLNLDGENSLESVSKIRGVKSDIFILVYTMYNDDIHVEHALLIGVQGFITKEASIDEVEKAILAVGSGNTYYNSVASKVLHTLLPQNKGKHSTHDEKSYLFDNYKSLSKKEQEVFIHLAEGLEVVEIAKLLGKSKKTILNQRTAVYGKMFIRDRHDLIEKAKLLGLLF